The following proteins are encoded in a genomic region of Mycoplasmopsis columbinasalis:
- a CDS encoding lipoprotein 17-related variable surface protein, producing the protein MKLGKKKLIFGSFVSFATLATSLTAISCSSEDGLLQEAQQKLKKIVNNNGAVLLYDAANPDASMPKPSEIVNNFDEHKSKLGFFIKNGAENVDLKSYFSGEEKNIEVKFTPLSNKALSYDDTLGRLTLLATVTQKVNDKEIKESREISGEGFQKVTNIDEDKIFLGAEVIFTDSALAQTLTAQTVASNFDSYKDKFVLNVPSANQQMKRINDVYPEVSDVSFLLQDSQNLENSFNNSEGILNVLVKVTYKNQQLTSEIKQVSGFKKDTSDPVESADLIVKDLNSILDTYQPKTTIDWEAENPDWVNQSNRPTASSLVNGFESFSQKFKTVYVEKSDSSQTGKTLSELRTDVKEKFAFVKADNNLGILYVSLNLTKNSQNSKAIELEVSGFALDPETAKIKDALDASTTKVEYAGEASDIAHIVDSDYTEAKFKLLVANPEHDKNMDAPEFVELNTVSNNIYDLSYEKVEDQKDVPPNAVKIKVTVTLKANQKTKISKFFEVSTGFKTAETTE; encoded by the coding sequence ATGAAATTAGGAAAGAAAAAACTTATTTTTGGTTCATTTGTTAGTTTTGCCACACTAGCAACTTCTTTAACTGCAATTTCTTGTTCTAGCGAAGATGGTTTATTACAAGAAGCGCAACAAAAACTAAAGAAAATTGTTAATAATAATGGAGCTGTTTTACTTTATGATGCCGCAAATCCAGATGCATCAATGCCAAAACCAAGCGAAATTGTGAACAATTTTGATGAACATAAAAGCAAATTAGGTTTTTTTATTAAAAATGGTGCTGAGAATGTGGACTTAAAATCTTATTTTTCTGGTGAGGAAAAAAATATTGAAGTTAAATTTACGCCTCTAAGTAATAAAGCGCTTTCTTATGATGATACTTTAGGAAGATTAACTTTGCTTGCAACTGTTACACAAAAAGTTAATGACAAAGAAATAAAAGAATCAAGAGAAATTTCTGGTGAAGGTTTTCAAAAAGTTACAAATATTGATGAAGATAAAATTTTCCTCGGTGCAGAAGTTATATTCACCGATTCAGCCTTAGCACAAACTTTAACCGCTCAAACAGTGGCAAGTAATTTTGACAGTTATAAAGATAAATTCGTCTTAAATGTGCCAAGTGCAAACCAACAAATGAAACGAATTAATGATGTTTATCCTGAAGTAAGTGATGTTTCATTCCTTTTACAAGATTCTCAAAATTTAGAAAATAGCTTTAATAACTCAGAAGGTATACTCAATGTTTTAGTCAAAGTAACTTACAAAAATCAACAATTAACCTCAGAAATTAAACAAGTTAGTGGTTTTAAAAAAGATACTTCAGATCCAGTTGAGTCAGCAGATTTAATTGTGAAAGACTTGAATAGTATTTTAGATACTTATCAGCCGAAAACTACTATTGACTGAGAAGCAGAAAATCCCGACTGAGTAAATCAAAGCAACAGACCGACAGCAAGCTCGCTAGTCAACGGTTTTGAATCATTTAGTCAAAAATTTAAAACAGTTTATGTTGAAAAAAGTGATTCTAGTCAAACCGGAAAAACATTAAGTGAATTGAGAACAGATGTAAAAGAAAAATTTGCTTTTGTTAAAGCTGACAATAACCTTGGTATCTTGTATGTTTCATTAAACTTAACTAAAAATTCGCAAAACTCAAAAGCAATTGAACTTGAAGTTTCTGGTTTTGCTCTTGATCCTGAAACTGCAAAGATTAAAGATGCTCTTGATGCATCAACAACAAAAGTTGAATACGCTGGCGAAGCAAGTGATATAGCTCATATAGTTGACTCAGATTATACTGAAGCTAAATTCAAACTCCTTGTTGCAAATCCTGAACACGATAAAAATATGGATGCTCCAGAATTTGTAGAATTAAATACAGTTTCAAATAATATTTATGACCTTTCTTATGAAAAAGTTGAAGATCAAAAAGATGTGCCACCTAATGCAGTTAAAATTAAAGTGACAGTTACATTAAAAGCCAACCAAAAAACAAAAATTTCCAAATTCTTTGAAGTATCTACTGGTTTTAAAACAGCAGAGACAACTGAATAA
- a CDS encoding Mbov_0399 family ICE element protein, translating to MKKIKFKKIIWPLIATALIPATVCTTVNSTKQNKQIMNFKSQAMYSRPYYSPIETDTLAGGIWYGSPLRKSKYEFPEQWKEKMLDLNNHEYIETKNFNNISVIAQMDNKTRKIVLYFAPYYSPVWSVYQSLTVDTWREVSNKWNGSAEFEFTITANKVTDKVKYHQLYKLCTLINKNLLFFNNDVISIKINRLVEKRNLDGTRYNWFWLSKNGAEESTNVRIKTYNIYPNKQNPNAKYEWEWNKFYQSSKLERIVIESDTGGDLYTPVSAGSALSSNQTKLEQYLDKINRELGNNLKLTYTKESGSVIDLYLRIKSTGQSSKLYNNLQIEFATSDNYNKRELGKRLIIQKNKIPANPTNSYHTGLIDDIETKIVNYEGIREGEIQNGEVFDITSKFFAPVKIIFNTTNAENEYMLVNGKKIEVYNKQFEAVLTDNRQHTADNERIWNENIVDRTQIQTIFNSHKRNEYLVELIQVDPNNKKLILKHYKKIFVIDSLNPKIDFKWYGWDPDRNSNQKALIEEFIKNDDGSLKVDQNGQNIRNPLYDPLINKETGTKKELVLINFDKFQNGQMLKNTDTKFSYETFKAAVPSLETFYKNTKLPAKTNWILPSSNTSNYVIAEAIVLNKGGLKKFPNKQKYLIFKLAKDQNDSLFFKPINTANPVKWYEEQIINNSDNNDLENDFFSSPGLWLFASKDTNKISSFKLVYIVNEQNSNKLFTEIYKESNNVISPLFSTIEGQKFYNFLRDELGHTKDDITKFSYEQILEFYKLYVYSKNLKWENKNISIITPIINKEELNNKFTKSQFQHDYVDAANGFQIFANNFLLDFPYKSYAKVQKIKLAQDTNERNFVEVNFVLDTVKQNYYLSSNVVRFPILFKPEPLIETDQPQEHTTSTENEPIFPVEDLPKPIELVLNHQYFIDQAHLLSKDKFKEKILEEKQLWFLNSDNDLFQKIDFNLTENDNNFKISAKFKDEKNMTQYYFSPTNEFIINISEFGTARTIEEKTEIDENPENEDKKQAISISVFENISIPSINLNGLDEPEKIIEYLKTSVKEFMENLVEGEDYVFKNIDEVAVSLSKPQKYNNSDVQPKVEKLIISAADGRIGLLEVEIINFVKNIFKDTIDLSNLEFEELNVEATTKEVLKNTILNKIKRELKKENIVLDDDVYISNLEQGVNKLNVGNGEVFSFEILPLNKKIINSANINIKILLWELLMRKQIKIMILIW from the coding sequence ATGAAAAAAATTAAATTTAAGAAAATTATTTGACCATTGATAGCTACTGCATTAATACCCGCAACCGTTTGTACAACTGTGAATTCAACTAAACAAAATAAACAAATAATGAACTTTAAATCACAGGCAATGTACTCAAGGCCATATTATTCACCAATTGAAACTGATACTTTAGCTGGCGGTATTTGATACGGTAGTCCTTTAAGAAAAAGTAAATATGAATTTCCAGAGCAATGAAAAGAAAAAATGTTAGATTTAAATAATCATGAATACATTGAAACTAAGAATTTTAATAACATTAGCGTCATTGCACAAATGGATAATAAAACAAGAAAAATAGTACTTTATTTTGCGCCTTATTATTCGCCAGTTTGATCAGTGTACCAATCACTGACAGTTGATACTTGACGAGAAGTAAGCAACAAATGAAATGGTTCGGCAGAATTTGAATTCACCATTACAGCAAATAAAGTAACTGACAAAGTTAAGTATCATCAGTTATACAAATTGTGTACTTTGATTAATAAAAATTTATTATTTTTCAATAACGACGTGATTTCAATTAAAATTAATCGACTTGTTGAAAAAAGAAATCTGGATGGAACAAGATATAACTGATTCTGATTATCCAAAAATGGCGCCGAAGAAAGTACTAATGTAAGAATTAAAACATACAATATTTATCCAAACAAACAAAACCCAAACGCAAAATACGAATGAGAATGAAATAAGTTTTATCAAAGTTCTAAATTAGAACGAATTGTTATTGAAAGTGACACCGGTGGAGATTTATATACTCCAGTAAGTGCTGGTTCGGCATTAAGTAGTAATCAAACAAAACTTGAACAATATTTAGATAAAATAAACCGCGAATTAGGTAACAATTTAAAGTTAACTTATACGAAAGAAAGCGGTTCAGTAATTGATTTATATTTAAGAATAAAATCAACTGGCCAAAGTAGTAAGTTATACAACAATTTGCAAATAGAATTCGCGACATCTGATAACTATAACAAACGAGAATTAGGCAAAAGGTTAATAATACAAAAAAATAAAATTCCTGCTAACCCAACAAATTCTTATCACACCGGACTAATCGATGATATTGAAACCAAAATTGTAAATTATGAAGGAATTAGAGAAGGCGAAATACAAAACGGAGAAGTTTTTGATATTACATCAAAATTTTTTGCACCTGTAAAAATAATTTTTAACACCACAAATGCCGAAAACGAATATATGCTTGTCAACGGAAAAAAGATTGAAGTATATAACAAACAATTTGAAGCTGTTTTAACTGACAATAGACAACATACAGCAGATAATGAGCGAATTTGAAACGAAAACATTGTCGATCGAACGCAAATTCAAACCATTTTTAATTCACACAAAAGAAACGAATACCTTGTAGAATTAATTCAAGTTGACCCAAACAATAAGAAACTTATTTTGAAACATTACAAAAAGATTTTTGTTATTGATTCATTGAATCCAAAGATAGATTTCAAATGATATGGTTGAGATCCGGATAGAAATTCAAATCAAAAAGCATTAATTGAAGAATTTATCAAAAATGATGATGGCAGTTTAAAAGTTGACCAAAACGGACAAAATATACGTAATCCGTTATACGATCCGTTAATAAATAAAGAAACAGGTACAAAAAAAGAATTAGTATTGATTAATTTTGATAAGTTTCAAAATGGGCAAATGTTAAAAAATACAGATACCAAATTTTCATATGAAACTTTTAAAGCAGCTGTGCCAAGTTTGGAAACGTTTTATAAAAATACAAAACTCCCTGCAAAGACAAATTGAATTTTACCTTCAAGTAATACCTCAAACTACGTAATTGCTGAAGCCATCGTTTTAAATAAAGGGGGACTTAAAAAATTCCCAAATAAGCAAAAATATCTTATTTTTAAATTAGCAAAAGACCAAAATGATTCGTTGTTTTTCAAACCAATTAATACCGCAAATCCGGTCAAATGATACGAAGAACAAATAATTAATAATTCAGATAACAATGATCTAGAAAATGATTTCTTTTCTTCTCCAGGTTTGTGACTTTTTGCAAGCAAAGATACTAATAAAATTTCTTCTTTTAAATTAGTTTATATAGTAAACGAACAAAACTCAAATAAATTATTTACAGAAATTTATAAAGAATCTAACAACGTAATTTCTCCTTTGTTTTCTACTATTGAAGGACAAAAATTTTACAATTTTTTGCGTGATGAATTGGGACACACAAAAGATGATATTACTAAATTTTCATATGAACAAATTTTGGAATTTTATAAATTGTACGTATACAGCAAAAATTTAAAATGGGAAAACAAAAACATTTCTATAATAACGCCTATTATTAATAAAGAAGAACTTAATAATAAATTTACTAAAAGTCAATTTCAACATGACTACGTGGATGCAGCGAATGGCTTTCAAATTTTTGCAAATAATTTTCTTTTAGACTTTCCATATAAATCGTATGCAAAAGTTCAAAAAATAAAACTTGCTCAAGATACTAATGAAAGAAATTTTGTTGAAGTTAATTTTGTATTAGATACCGTAAAACAAAATTATTATTTAAGTTCTAATGTTGTGCGATTCCCAATTTTATTTAAACCAGAACCTTTGATTGAAACAGATCAACCTCAAGAACATACAACAAGTACTGAAAACGAACCCATTTTTCCAGTTGAAGATTTACCGAAACCAATAGAATTGGTTCTAAATCATCAATATTTTATTGACCAAGCTCATTTGTTGAGCAAAGATAAATTTAAAGAAAAAATTCTTGAAGAAAAGCAGCTTTGATTTTTAAATTCAGACAATGACCTATTTCAAAAAATTGATTTTAATTTAACAGAAAACGATAATAACTTCAAAATCAGTGCAAAGTTTAAAGATGAAAAAAATATGACGCAATATTATTTTTCACCAACTAATGAATTTATTATTAATATTTCAGAATTTGGAACAGCTCGAACTATCGAAGAAAAAACTGAAATAGATGAAAATCCTGAAAACGAAGATAAAAAGCAAGCAATAAGTATTTCAGTATTTGAAAACATATCAATTCCGTCAATTAATTTAAATGGACTTGATGAACCTGAAAAAATAATTGAATATCTTAAAACTAGCGTAAAAGAATTTATGGAAAATTTAGTTGAAGGTGAAGATTATGTTTTTAAAAATATTGATGAAGTAGCTGTTTCGCTAAGTAAACCACAAAAATATAATAATAGCGATGTACAACCTAAAGTCGAAAAATTAATAATCTCAGCTGCTGATGGAAGAATAGGACTATTAGAAGTTGAAATAATAAATTTTGTAAAAAATATATTTAAAGACACCATTGACTTAAGCAATCTAGAGTTCGAAGAATTAAATGTTGAAGCCACAACTAAAGAAGTGTTAAAAAACACCATTTTAAACAAAATAAAACGTGAATTAAAGAAAGAAAATATTGTTCTTGACGATGATGTTTATATTTCTAATTTAGAGCAGGGCGTTAATAAATTGAACGTAGGCAATGGAGAAGTTTTTTCATTCGAAATTTTGCCTTTAAACAAGAAGATAATAAATAGCGCCAATATAAACATAAAAATACTGTTGTGAGAACTTTTGATGAGAAAACAGATCAAAATAATGATTCTCATCTGATAG
- a CDS encoding Mbov_0397 family ICE element conjugal transfer ATPase, with protein sequence MIKTIEYINGNLQMMDCDPELLSEMKLLKFLAKLNNVELDKELAQKYLEQQNKVDNSQLTRKTTSNQNLHIHRDPILKIKNFFTHKNEKNINQEKPSFTNKIKLETLLKPKKVIFKSNYFIKDDNYYSIQTVSELPIKLSDGWAYDLFQNENQIVWNLGAYTVEAQAYLLDKSTKATIDNSFLIRSKYNRKSSSLQLESIEYLENQLQVDGNVLFDSHFMIINKANSLRELRQNENKMLLNCKKAKIQLNFLPFRQFEAYAQSCLITTNNLNEPIQMSSHNVAYGWPFENESQNDGNTSIIGTTMNTAEPIIVDRFYKKSQRRTNYNWFTVGSSGKGKSTQKSKQIIDLLAENTNVYIIDLQNEYKDIGKKFGATLIDLGAGVQTCINPLQVQIQFLEDEKISPKLIINKHMQWLEGFFKLVNPQFTIDHLIIILKCVKALYDKNGVYKVTNVDDLQHLKYPIISDLISELKNYTYIDDFEKQRKQIMVADITDQLEFLFEHNGKYQYIYNNSTNIDLDNEFIIFNTKELMSASKENGSVGTYVLLSLLQNLIYNNYVKDPNKNTVIFIDELHQYIDVDNPITLNFIYKMTKTVRKFNCGMDLTTQSPSDFLGSSHISKKAESILQNCQYSTIFGLKQKDLEAVEKMYEFSGGLNSSTIRFLSDGNIGNSLISLHLYSKLKIDTYYNNFEKSLFFKKGDFKEI encoded by the coding sequence TTAATAAAAACAATTGAATACATAAACGGAAACTTACAAATGATGGATTGTGATCCTGAATTATTAAGTGAAATGAAATTACTAAAATTTCTCGCGAAGTTGAATAATGTTGAATTAGATAAAGAGTTAGCACAAAAATACCTTGAACAACAAAATAAAGTTGATAATTCTCAACTTACTCGTAAAACCACTTCAAATCAGAACTTACATATTCACAGGGATCCAATTCTTAAAATTAAAAATTTTTTTACACACAAAAATGAAAAAAATATCAACCAAGAAAAGCCGTCATTTACAAATAAAATCAAATTAGAAACTTTACTTAAACCCAAAAAAGTTATCTTCAAAAGCAATTACTTCATTAAAGATGATAATTATTATTCAATTCAAACAGTGAGTGAGTTGCCAATTAAATTAAGCGATGGGTGAGCCTATGATTTATTTCAAAATGAAAATCAAATTGTTTGAAATTTAGGAGCTTACACAGTCGAAGCACAAGCATATCTCTTAGATAAAAGCACGAAGGCAACTATTGACAATAGTTTCTTAATCCGTTCCAAATATAATCGTAAAAGTTCATCTTTACAGCTTGAGTCGATAGAATATTTAGAAAACCAACTTCAAGTAGATGGAAATGTTTTATTTGATAGTCATTTTATGATCATTAACAAAGCGAATTCCTTAAGAGAATTAAGACAAAATGAAAATAAAATGTTACTCAACTGCAAAAAAGCTAAAATTCAACTCAACTTTTTACCTTTTAGACAATTCGAAGCGTATGCACAAAGTTGTTTAATAACAACAAACAATTTAAACGAACCAATACAAATGAGTTCGCACAATGTTGCGTATGGTTGACCATTCGAAAACGAAAGTCAAAACGATGGTAACACTTCTATAATTGGCACAACAATGAATACTGCTGAGCCAATTATTGTTGACCGTTTTTATAAAAAGAGTCAAAGAAGAACAAATTACAATTGATTCACTGTTGGGTCAAGTGGAAAAGGGAAAAGTACTCAAAAGTCAAAACAGATTATTGATTTACTTGCCGAAAATACTAATGTTTACATAATCGATTTACAAAATGAATATAAAGATATTGGCAAAAAATTTGGAGCAACACTTATTGATTTAGGCGCCGGCGTGCAAACTTGCATTAATCCGCTACAAGTCCAAATTCAATTTTTAGAAGATGAAAAAATTAGTCCCAAATTAATTATTAACAAACATATGCAATGATTAGAAGGTTTTTTTAAATTAGTCAATCCACAATTTACTATTGATCATTTAATCATAATTTTAAAATGCGTAAAGGCTTTATATGACAAAAATGGTGTTTACAAAGTAACAAATGTTGATGACTTGCAACATTTAAAATATCCAATCATTTCAGACCTTATTTCTGAATTAAAAAACTACACTTATATTGATGATTTCGAAAAACAACGTAAACAAATAATGGTCGCAGATATTACTGACCAATTAGAATTTCTTTTCGAACACAACGGTAAATATCAATACATTTACAATAACTCTACAAATATTGATTTAGATAATGAATTTATTATTTTTAACACAAAAGAATTAATGAGTGCTTCAAAAGAAAATGGCAGTGTGGGCACATATGTTTTACTTTCACTTCTCCAAAATCTTATTTACAACAATTATGTTAAAGATCCGAACAAAAATACAGTTATTTTTATTGATGAATTACATCAATATATAGATGTTGACAATCCTATCACTTTAAATTTCATTTATAAAATGACGAAAACGGTGAGAAAGTTTAATTGCGGAATGGATTTAACAACACAAAGTCCTTCTGACTTTCTTGGTTCTAGTCACATTTCGAAAAAAGCAGAAAGCATTTTGCAAAACTGTCAATATTCAACTATTTTTGGATTGAAACAAAAAGATTTAGAAGCAGTTGAAAAAATGTATGAATTTTCAGGCGGATTAAACTCATCAACAATCAGATTTTTAAGTGATGGAAATATCGGTAATTCATTAATTAGTTTACATCTTTATTCAAAATTAAAAATAGACACTTACTACAACAACTTTGAAAAATCTTTATTTTTTAAAAAGGGAGATTTCAAAGAAATATAA
- a CDS encoding Mbov_0396 family ICE element transmembrane protein translates to MFEWLLKLLGNTIASLLNTMFQDAILKVGYSTFMIGYIPLVLIPLILIGFIVAAFKIVAIGLPQYLLFGIDLNGKFSFENLPSMFKRLTVVALLVFVVLFLFSAVRLHFYNELKEQNPIKIALKNSVFATVWILALPISIYLLNILVSLLLNLVLAKQEFNTSALIFNTLYDKNALTTHISAENWTLFQNNNYQIPISGYASLPDGEAIKLVFLGGLIAIPSFVILLKGLLTLVQKTFQLFFLFIIAPFVASSAIGDDANKLKRWQRMFLTKTLVITAFLLGFEIYFSFANLSYTWINKSYSNDFWLRYALAWGLIVGGLKATTMLNAEVALLLNEHSKIKSTIFETKTVFSNAWSMGFKHWNDDQDNFSIQSQTKINASDENSKTNKWTARFNRNNLKTFRQPLSLANNSVIKQFVNTENQKVISNVNRYQLLVERLKNNSPQTKQIINLKQITKTNQTTNYANENKESAAKFVELMNRQKDLNTLLQNKISSKKEFKKKEAHESREAEKTFAHIFAKNINQAKIVQKTLEKLQHKTLQNNSKDSSTVLKE, encoded by the coding sequence GTGTTTGAGTGACTTTTAAAATTGCTTGGCAACACCATTGCATCTTTGTTAAACACAATGTTTCAAGATGCAATACTAAAAGTCGGTTATAGCACTTTTATGATTGGTTACATTCCGTTAGTGTTAATTCCTTTAATCTTAATTGGTTTTATCGTCGCAGCGTTCAAAATTGTTGCAATTGGTTTACCACAATATTTGTTATTTGGAATTGATCTTAACGGAAAATTTAGTTTTGAAAATCTGCCATCAATGTTCAAACGATTAACGGTAGTAGCTTTGCTAGTGTTTGTGGTTTTATTTCTTTTCAGTGCGGTACGTTTGCATTTTTACAACGAATTAAAGGAACAAAATCCGATTAAGATAGCACTGAAAAATTCTGTTTTTGCCACGGTTTGAATTCTGGCGTTGCCTATTTCAATTTATCTATTGAATATTTTGGTGTCATTACTTTTAAATCTCGTGCTGGCAAAACAAGAATTTAACACGAGCGCATTAATTTTTAACACTTTGTATGATAAAAACGCGTTAACAACGCATATTTCTGCTGAAAATTGAACACTTTTTCAAAATAATAACTACCAAATACCTATTAGTGGATACGCATCGCTTCCTGATGGGGAAGCCATCAAACTTGTTTTTTTAGGTGGTTTAATTGCAATTCCAAGTTTTGTAATTTTGTTAAAGGGACTTCTAACCTTAGTTCAAAAAACATTTCAACTTTTCTTTTTATTCATTATTGCTCCATTTGTTGCTTCTAGCGCAATTGGCGATGATGCAAACAAGTTAAAAAGATGACAAAGAATGTTTCTTACAAAGACATTAGTAATCACAGCTTTTTTGCTAGGGTTCGAAATTTACTTTTCATTTGCAAACCTTTCTTACACTTGAATCAACAAAAGTTATTCAAATGACTTTTGACTCCGTTATGCTTTGGCGTGAGGTTTAATTGTTGGCGGACTTAAAGCGACAACAATGTTAAATGCTGAAGTTGCCTTACTACTAAACGAACATTCGAAAATAAAATCGACAATTTTTGAAACAAAAACCGTTTTTAGTAATGCTTGAAGTATGGGTTTTAAACATTGAAACGATGACCAAGATAACTTTAGTATACAATCACAAACTAAAATAAATGCAAGCGATGAAAATAGTAAAACTAATAAGTGAACCGCACGTTTTAACAGAAATAATTTAAAAACATTCAGACAACCACTGTCTCTTGCTAATAATTCAGTCATAAAACAATTTGTTAATACTGAAAATCAAAAAGTAATTTCAAATGTTAATAGATATCAACTTTTAGTTGAAAGATTAAAAAACAATAGTCCTCAAACCAAACAAATCATTAATTTAAAACAAATTACCAAAACAAATCAGACAACAAATTACGCGAATGAAAACAAAGAATCGGCAGCAAAATTTGTGGAACTTATGAATAGGCAAAAAGATTTAAATACGCTGCTTCAAAATAAAATCTCTAGCAAAAAAGAGTTTAAGAAAAAAGAAGCACATGAGAGTAGAGAAGCAGAAAAAACTTTTGCGCATATTTTTGCCAAAAACATTAATCAAGCAAAAATTGTTCAAAAAACTTTAGAAAAACTCCAACATAAAACTTTGCAAAATAACTCTAAGGATTCATCAACAGTTTTAAAGGAATAA
- a CDS encoding Mbov_0395 family pilin-like conjugal transfer protein yields MRAYALASSVAKEQAIKTNINAIFSKTQEYINIVLGSIAGVLVVVIAIIAAWAFFKAGKTDSEEERQGQLRKIKWIGIFFIAVIIIWAISPAVIALLQSTWGVSTPKPTR; encoded by the coding sequence ATGCGTGCATATGCTTTAGCGTCATCAGTTGCTAAAGAACAAGCAATTAAAACAAACATCAATGCAATTTTTTCTAAAACTCAAGAATATATCAATATTGTTTTAGGTTCGATTGCAGGCGTGCTTGTTGTTGTAATCGCAATTATTGCGGCTTGAGCTTTCTTTAAAGCAGGAAAAACAGATAGCGAAGAAGAAAGACAAGGACAACTTCGAAAAATTAAATGAATTGGTATCTTCTTTATTGCCGTCATTATAATTTGAGCAATTTCACCAGCCGTAATTGCATTATTACAATCCACTTGAGGTGTAAGTACCCCAAAACCAACGAGGTAG
- a CDS encoding single-stranded DNA-binding protein, which yields MNKVLLTGKIVSDKFYETTYNKGTVLKFILNVANNYYLKNNNNVEITLFGNLANRFKAKAIENDEIEVLAGLKSTSYVNADNVRKYFYEIVAKDIIFSKDHIPNKYSLKQEENLPKENVNLLKNETNSTNETVTVESNFKLPSLDETVAQESESK from the coding sequence ATGAATAAAGTATTACTAACAGGAAAAATTGTATCAGACAAATTTTATGAAACCACATATAACAAAGGCACTGTTCTTAAATTTATTTTAAATGTTGCAAATAATTACTATTTAAAAAATAATAACAATGTTGAAATCACATTATTTGGTAATTTAGCAAATAGATTTAAAGCCAAAGCAATAGAAAACGATGAAATAGAGGTTTTAGCAGGACTTAAGTCCACAAGTTATGTTAACGCAGACAATGTACGAAAATATTTTTATGAAATTGTTGCTAAGGACATAATTTTTTCAAAAGATCACATTCCAAATAAATATTCACTTAAACAAGAAGAAAATCTGCCAAAAGAGAACGTGAACCTATTAAAAAATGAAACAAATTCAACTAATGAAACTGTGACAGTTGAATCTAATTTCAAGCTGCCAAGTCTTGATGAAACTGTGGCTCAAGAAAGTGAGAGTAAGTAA